In the Prochlorococcus sp. MIT 1307 genome, one interval contains:
- a CDS encoding YadA-like family protein, giving the protein MFIRKTYSSAIASAILLLGSGPAKAEWDLWGLIQGDGGNSLQIYTINSSTGINELRDTLTGSNLTYDNENTYINQITGDPTVFFDDGTLRSFNFDTSTWTIQSSNPTDYDGVYQRQLIRKNGNTYSIGQNSLNFEETSTKLRLWGTSGPEGSGNVVPIDITNGSKLLINGRDVEQAIDNVGALSAALTGLPNVPQDSPLSCGVGTGTHSANFAVSAGCASRINDRLAFNAAASVIPKNQEYQGIANDAWSGRLGFVFKIGKINKPAMLSVKEKKELQAKVGDLQSENQEMKASNAELRNLVAMQNERLEKLERIALVDSDEKEKYGLFFNLSNLFSGMKSFLISSK; this is encoded by the coding sequence ATGTTTATTCGAAAAACATATTCTTCTGCAATTGCCAGTGCAATTCTTCTATTAGGCAGTGGACCTGCCAAAGCAGAATGGGATTTGTGGGGATTAATACAAGGTGATGGAGGAAATTCTCTCCAGATTTATACAATTAATAGCTCGACAGGTATAAATGAACTAAGGGATACACTAACTGGTTCTAACTTGACGTATGACAATGAAAATACTTATATAAACCAAATTACAGGAGATCCAACAGTATTTTTTGACGACGGCACATTAAGGTCATTTAACTTCGATACATCAACTTGGACGATTCAAAGTTCAAATCCTACTGATTATGATGGGGTGTATCAACGTCAACTAATTAGGAAGAATGGGAATACATATAGTATTGGTCAGAATTCGTTAAACTTCGAAGAAACAAGTACTAAATTGAGATTGTGGGGGACAAGTGGACCTGAGGGTAGTGGGAACGTTGTACCAATTGATATAACAAATGGCAGCAAGTTATTGATTAATGGAAGAGATGTTGAACAAGCAATAGATAACGTCGGAGCATTAAGTGCTGCATTAACTGGTCTTCCTAATGTGCCGCAAGACTCACCACTTTCGTGTGGAGTAGGCACTGGAACACATAGCGCCAACTTTGCAGTTTCGGCAGGTTGCGCATCACGTATTAATGACCGTCTTGCATTCAATGCAGCGGCATCAGTCATTCCAAAGAATCAGGAATACCAAGGAATTGCCAATGATGCTTGGTCCGGAAGACTGGGATTTGTCTTCAAGATCGGCAAGATCAATAAGCCGGCGATGCTAAGCGTTAAAGAGAAGAAAGAACTACAAGCGAAGGTAGGAGATCTGCAATCTGAGAACCAAGAAATGAAAGCTTCAAATGCTGAATTGAGAAATCTAGTCGCGATGCAGAACGAACGTCTTGAGAAGTTAGAGCGTATTGCACTAGTAGACAGTGATGAAAAGGAAAAGTATGGTTTATTCTTTAACTTATCGAACTTATTCTCTGGTATGAAGAGCTTCCTAATATCTTCCAAATAA
- a CDS encoding chlorophyll a/b binding light-harvesting protein, producing the protein MQTYGNPNVTYDWYAGNSRLPSQSGKFIAAHVSHAGLMCFWAGALTLFELARYDASLPMGTQNLILLPHLAGLGIGGIESGAVITESYSITVVAVLHLIVSAVYGAAGLLHSLRYKGDLGDYPEGSRPRKFDFQWDDPDRLTFILGHHLLFLALGCVSFVEWAKYHGIWDSAAGVTRTIRYNLDLGMIWNQQVDFLAIDNLEDVMGGHAFLAFFLSAGAIFHIFTKQFGNYTEFKGKGLLSAEANLAWACAGVGYMALVASFWCSTNSTIYPVELYGDLLKLNFDFAPYFVDTDTSLAEGTFTARAWLSNAHFYLGFFFIQGHLWHALRAMGFDFRRIGQAFDSMDNANPTTSS; encoded by the coding sequence GTGCAGACCTACGGGAACCCAAATGTCACGTATGACTGGTATGCGGGCAACTCAAGGTTGCCAAGCCAATCAGGAAAATTCATCGCTGCTCATGTCTCTCATGCTGGCTTGATGTGTTTCTGGGCTGGGGCATTAACCCTTTTTGAGCTTGCTCGCTACGATGCTTCCCTGCCAATGGGAACACAGAATCTAATTCTTTTGCCACATTTGGCTGGCCTTGGCATTGGAGGAATTGAAAGTGGCGCAGTAATTACTGAGTCCTATTCAATAACAGTAGTTGCCGTTCTCCACCTCATTGTCTCAGCTGTGTACGGAGCCGCTGGCCTCCTCCACTCATTGAGATACAAAGGAGATTTAGGAGATTATCCAGAAGGCAGTAGGCCTAGAAAATTTGACTTTCAATGGGATGACCCCGATAGGCTTACTTTCATCCTTGGCCATCATCTACTTTTTTTAGCTCTCGGATGTGTTTCATTTGTTGAATGGGCCAAATACCATGGGATTTGGGACTCGGCTGCAGGTGTTACCCGTACGATTCGCTACAACCTTGATCTAGGGATGATCTGGAATCAACAGGTTGATTTCCTTGCTATTGACAACTTGGAAGATGTAATGGGAGGACATGCATTCTTAGCATTTTTCTTAAGTGCTGGGGCTATTTTTCACATCTTTACTAAGCAATTTGGTAATTACACAGAATTTAAAGGCAAAGGGCTGCTTTCTGCAGAAGCGAATCTTGCGTGGGCTTGTGCAGGTGTTGGCTATATGGCTTTAGTCGCTTCATTCTGGTGTTCAACAAATAGCACAATCTATCCAGTTGAACTATATGGTGATCTGCTCAAGCTTAATTTCGATTTCGCCCCTTACTTTGTCGACACTGACACTTCTCTCGCAGAAGGAACTTTTACAGCTAGAGCATGGCTATCAAATGCCCATTTCTATCTTGGATTCTTTTTCATTCAAGGTCATCTTTGGCATGCCTTAAGAGCCATGGGATTTGATTTCCGTCGCATTGGGCAAGCCTTCGACAGTATGGACAACGCAAACCCAACTACAAGTAGTTAA
- a CDS encoding cupin domain-containing protein has product MSISVTSPCPESTINELGIKQWPIWTCDPSSFPWTYSDKETCLLLEGDVTVTPDGGEPVRFGVGDLIVFPAGMSCKWEVHKAVRKHYRFGN; this is encoded by the coding sequence TTGTCAATCTCAGTCACCTCCCCCTGCCCGGAAAGCACAATCAACGAGCTAGGGATCAAGCAATGGCCAATTTGGACTTGTGATCCCAGTTCATTCCCTTGGACCTATAGCGACAAGGAAACTTGCTTACTGCTGGAAGGTGATGTGACCGTTACCCCTGATGGAGGTGAGCCTGTCCGATTTGGAGTTGGTGATCTAATTGTTTTTCCTGCAGGAATGTCTTGTAAATGGGAAGTGCATAAAGCAGTTCGTAAGCACTATCGTTTTGGTAACTAG
- a CDS encoding MGMT family protein — protein sequence MTVKKSFDLRVYEAVSQIPLGQVATYGQIAELIGSYGCARQVGWSLKRLSLPSTIPWHRVINAKGKVSMKISREGTDWIQTDLLKHEGIFVDTQSKIPLSRYLWKPVEAVYEELSIEKASFKANN from the coding sequence ATGACCGTGAAAAAATCTTTTGATTTGCGGGTATATGAAGCTGTTTCACAGATACCATTAGGTCAAGTCGCTACCTATGGGCAAATAGCTGAACTAATTGGTTCATATGGATGCGCTAGACAAGTGGGTTGGTCTTTAAAGAGATTGAGTTTGCCCTCGACGATTCCCTGGCATCGAGTAATCAACGCCAAAGGCAAAGTATCAATGAAAATTAGTAGAGAGGGAACTGATTGGATCCAAACAGATTTGTTGAAACACGAAGGCATTTTTGTGGATACTCAATCAAAGATTCCACTAAGCAGATATTTATGGAAACCTGTAGAAGCAGTTTATGAAGAACTTTCCATAGAAAAAGCGAGCTTCAAAGCCAATAACTAG
- a CDS encoding YadA-like family protein, which translates to MKSKSIFFAITLLGSNFLPLAQNKSFANDIPQSFTSAGRAVGALTGNDSMAIGYLADVDSDNSISIGNLADVDGHDSIAIGYNATASALRTTAVGGDTNAGYSYSTAIGYGATTDKVNQIVLGRADDNVTIKGMAEFDSDLTIGADLNVIVGTSTFSSVDINGGAIDGTAIGSSSVSTGAFTTLSASGATTLTGALDANGGASIDNVQIGVTGDNEIDTASGNLTIDSAGGTTTIDDDLAVSGAATLNSTLDVSGDVDIDDTTQSTNSTTGALKVDGGAGIAKNLNVGGTLEVTGNTSLSGILGVTGATTLTGALDANGGASIDNVQIGVTGDNEIDTASGNLTIDSAGGTTTIDDDLAVSGTTTMTGALDANGGASIDNVQIGVTGDNEIDTASGNLTIDSAGGTTTIDDDLAVSGAATLNSTLDVSGDVDIDDTTQSTNSTTGALKVDGGAGIAKNLNVGGTLEVTGNTSLSGILGVTGATTLTGALDANGGASIDNVQIGVTGDNEIDTASGNLTIDSAGGTTTIDDDLVVSGTLTVNGTEITGSDSAQTTTNTSDIATNRNNINNLGAAVAKATALSAALTALPQASTDSKFSCGIGSGAYSRSYAIGVGCASKVNEKINFNFGGSYVNGGSENYGNGSLDNVAVKAGFVFKFGKPNESTLISMNEKKALQSKVNLLLTSNKRIKENNRKIKLESKEMKLSNQELRDLVTLQNNQIHKQNQRLDKLERIAFNSQKNNKPIFTSLNLSNPLSSLKNFLISSHNRIFVFALRIIK; encoded by the coding sequence ATGAAGAGCAAATCAATATTTTTTGCAATTACCTTACTTGGCTCAAACTTTTTGCCACTTGCTCAAAACAAATCATTCGCAAACGACATCCCTCAAAGTTTTACCTCCGCAGGAAGAGCTGTTGGTGCTTTGACGGGGAATGACTCAATGGCAATTGGATATTTAGCTGATGTCGACAGTGATAACTCAATTTCAATTGGTAATTTAGCTGATGTCGACGGTCATGACTCAATTGCTATTGGTTATAACGCCACTGCATCAGCATTAAGAACTACTGCAGTGGGTGGTGATACCAATGCAGGTTATAGCTACTCTACAGCGATTGGATATGGAGCAACGACTGATAAAGTAAATCAAATTGTTCTTGGTCGAGCTGATGATAATGTAACCATTAAAGGAATGGCAGAATTCGATAGTGACTTAACGATAGGAGCTGATTTAAATGTTATTGTTGGTACCTCAACATTTTCTAGTGTTGATATAAATGGAGGTGCAATTGACGGTACTGCCATTGGTTCAAGCTCAGTATCAACTGGTGCTTTTACCACGCTAAGTGCAAGTGGCGCAACGACATTAACTGGAGCCTTAGATGCCAATGGTGGTGCCAGTATTGATAACGTTCAAATTGGTGTGACTGGTGATAATGAAATTGATACCGCTTCTGGAAACTTAACCATCGATTCGGCTGGTGGCACAACAACTATTGATGATGATTTAGCTGTTAGTGGGGCTGCTACTTTAAACAGTACATTAGATGTCTCCGGTGATGTAGATATTGATGACACCACTCAATCAACGAATTCAACCACTGGTGCTTTAAAAGTTGATGGTGGTGCTGGTATTGCTAAAAACTTAAACGTTGGGGGTACTTTAGAAGTCACCGGCAATACTTCCCTATCAGGAATCTTAGGAGTCACAGGCGCAACGACATTAACTGGAGCCTTAGATGCCAATGGTGGTGCCAGTATTGATAACGTTCAAATTGGTGTGACTGGTGATAATGAAATTGATACCGCTTCTGGAAACTTAACCATCGATTCGGCTGGTGGCACAACAACTATTGATGATGATTTAGCTGTTAGTGGTACGACAACCATGACCGGAGCCTTAGATGCCAATGGTGGTGCCAGTATTGATAACGTTCAAATTGGTGTGACTGGTGATAATGAAATTGATACCGCTTCTGGAAACTTAACCATCGATTCGGCTGGTGGCACAACAACTATTGATGATGATTTAGCTGTTAGTGGGGCTGCTACTTTAAACAGTACATTAGATGTCTCCGGTGATGTAGATATTGATGACACCACTCAATCAACGAATTCAACCACTGGTGCTTTAAAAGTTGATGGTGGTGCTGGTATTGCTAAAAACTTAAACGTTGGGGGTACTTTAGAAGTCACCGGCAATACTTCCCTATCAGGAATCTTAGGAGTCACAGGCGCAACGACATTAACTGGAGCCTTAGATGCCAATGGTGGTGCCAGTATTGATAACGTTCAAATTGGTGTGACTGGTGATAATGAAATTGATACCGCTTCTGGAAACTTAACCATCGATTCGGCTGGTGGCACAACAACTATTGATGATGATTTAGTCGTCAGTGGTACATTGACAGTCAATGGAACAGAGATTACTGGTAGCGATTCAGCTCAAACGACAACCAACACATCAGATATTGCTACCAACAGAAACAACATTAATAATCTTGGAGCTGCAGTAGCTAAAGCTACTGCACTATCAGCGGCTCTAACAGCTTTACCTCAAGCATCTACTGATTCAAAATTTAGTTGTGGTATCGGCTCAGGTGCTTATAGCCGCAGTTATGCAATTGGGGTTGGTTGTGCCTCTAAAGTCAATGAGAAAATTAATTTTAACTTTGGTGGTTCCTATGTTAATGGTGGTTCTGAAAACTATGGAAATGGCTCTTTAGATAACGTTGCTGTTAAAGCTGGTTTTGTTTTCAAGTTTGGAAAACCCAACGAAAGCACTCTCATCAGCATGAATGAAAAAAAAGCACTGCAATCCAAAGTCAATCTTCTTTTAACAAGCAACAAGAGAATCAAAGAAAACAATCGGAAAATCAAATTAGAAAGCAAAGAAATGAAGCTAAGCAATCAAGAGCTTAGAGATTTAGTTACACTGCAAAATAATCAAATCCATAAGCAGAATCAGCGGCTGGACAAACTTGAGCGTATTGCTTTTAATTCTCAAAAAAACAATAAACCAATATTCACTTCCCTTAACTTATCCAACCCATTATCAAGCCTGAAAAACTTTCTAATCTCAAGTCATAACAGAATCTTCGTCTTTGCACTTAGAATCATCAAATGA